A region from the Arcanobacterium buesumense genome encodes:
- a CDS encoding LCP family protein, translated as MEKSNSTAELPHRSATHQRKSGPWRKRLRIFGLAVLAFTLVSSSALATMVYELQRSIVQHDLSALVQQKERPTENQAPLDQKAGKPLNILLLGADLADGGSQRSDTTMLMHISADRQRIDVVSIPRDTLVDIPPCVMGNEDMSYPQHDAMFNAAFSTGGTFGGSVAQAAACTLRTVEELTGVYVDGFAVLNFDSFRDVVDTIGGIDMCFNEAIDDPHSGIQLESGCHHLNGTQALGIARARYSIGDGSDIGRISRQHQVVTAIAKKTFSLNVFTDIPTLYGILKDVTSHMDLSSGLGDIQWLGGLAYSLRNVDPDAINFATMPYYPDGARVRPSQNAQRVWDALVNDLPIPEDASATDSGPDIVRSVTPEQLDEFTKSIGSGIAD; from the coding sequence GTGGAAAAGTCGAATTCAACCGCCGAACTCCCCCACCGCTCAGCAACGCATCAGCGTAAAAGTGGCCCATGGCGCAAACGCTTACGCATCTTCGGATTAGCTGTTTTGGCCTTCACTCTTGTTAGTAGCAGTGCGTTAGCCACCATGGTTTACGAACTCCAACGTTCTATCGTGCAACACGATCTTTCCGCGTTAGTACAACAAAAAGAACGGCCTACCGAAAACCAAGCTCCACTTGATCAAAAAGCCGGCAAGCCATTAAACATTCTACTTTTGGGGGCTGACTTGGCTGACGGCGGTAGCCAACGCTCCGATACCACGATGCTGATGCATATTTCCGCTGATCGGCAGCGCATTGACGTCGTTTCCATCCCACGTGACACGTTAGTGGACATCCCACCGTGCGTTATGGGCAACGAAGATATGTCCTATCCACAGCATGACGCAATGTTCAATGCCGCATTCTCTACCGGAGGTACCTTCGGCGGAAGCGTTGCTCAAGCTGCCGCATGTACCTTGCGAACGGTTGAAGAACTCACGGGCGTCTACGTTGACGGATTCGCCGTTCTCAACTTCGACTCTTTCCGTGATGTTGTCGATACCATTGGCGGAATCGATATGTGTTTCAACGAAGCAATCGATGATCCACATTCCGGTATCCAGTTAGAATCCGGGTGTCATCACCTTAATGGCACCCAAGCATTGGGTATTGCCCGAGCTCGCTACTCTATTGGAGACGGATCTGATATTGGCCGTATCTCACGCCAGCACCAAGTTGTTACCGCGATTGCAAAAAAGACCTTCTCGCTCAATGTATTCACCGATATTCCAACACTCTATGGAATCCTGAAAGATGTCACCAGCCACATGGATCTTTCCAGTGGTCTGGGAGATATTCAATGGCTTGGTGGACTTGCCTATTCACTGCGCAATGTAGATCCTGATGCGATTAATTTTGCAACGATGCCGTATTATCCTGATGGTGCACGGGTTCGTCCATCACAAAATGCACAGCGCGTCTGGGATGCCCTTGTTAATGATCTTCCAATCCCCGAGGACGCCTCAGCAACCGATTCTGGTCCAGATATTGTTCGTAGTGTTACCCCTGAGCAATTAGATGAATTTACAAAATCTATTGGCTCAGGTATTGCGGACTAA
- the mtrA gene encoding MtrAB system response regulator MtrA, with amino-acid sequence MRILVVDDDPGISEMVAILLESEGYEVSVCANGSHVLPLFRAEHPDLVLLDVMLPGLDGVSVCRQLREESDVPIIMMSAKTDSVDVIAGLEAGADDYVTKPFENSVLLARVKVRLRRQENEVETLRVADLTIDLKAHEVKRGEQILHLTPLEFDLLTVLARKPYQVFSREELLEQVWGYRHSADTRLVNVHIQRLRAKVERDPENPDVVLTVRGVGYRAGSAKE; translated from the coding sequence ATGCGTATCTTAGTTGTTGACGATGATCCGGGCATTTCCGAGATGGTGGCCATTCTGCTGGAGTCCGAAGGGTATGAGGTGTCGGTATGTGCTAACGGCTCTCATGTTTTGCCGTTGTTTCGTGCCGAGCATCCAGATTTAGTTTTGTTAGACGTTATGTTGCCAGGCCTCGATGGAGTTTCGGTGTGCCGTCAATTGCGTGAAGAGTCTGATGTGCCCATTATTATGATGAGTGCCAAAACTGACTCTGTTGATGTGATTGCTGGGCTAGAAGCTGGGGCTGACGATTACGTGACGAAGCCCTTTGAAAATTCGGTGTTACTCGCACGAGTGAAGGTGCGTTTGCGCCGGCAGGAAAATGAAGTGGAAACCTTACGGGTTGCTGATTTAACTATTGATCTTAAGGCTCATGAAGTTAAACGTGGTGAGCAAATTTTGCATTTAACACCGCTGGAATTTGATTTACTGACCGTGTTAGCGCGCAAACCGTATCAGGTTTTTTCTCGTGAAGAACTCTTGGAACAAGTGTGGGGATACCGCCATTCTGCGGATACCCGGTTGGTTAACGTTCATATTCAACGGTTGCGCGCTAAGGTGGAGCGTGATCCAGAAAATCCCGATGTTGTCCTGACTGTGCGCGGTGTGGGATATCGGGCAGGTTCTGCTAAGGAATGA
- a CDS encoding DUF5719 family protein: MRIKPIVSGIAVLALASAVGVIAVSLPAPAEMAAKSTEYVPTDQTFSLACLGGAIRTVAEGVNVTNEAESITGHGVVFVDGAHWFDILTQTDRDSTTVVPTAVSELGVTDATGVVYATNAQVQDGHITGASTVQVGGGDMRGLATNPCQWTRQTQWLVGSQSGVGTYNVLSLLNPGDNPITVYLRAFGPNGPVEVRQRQQISVAARTKITVNLDGLLDDTSQLALELSSDSGAFGASMQTNVLSGFTPQGLSFIGHAALGREVFIPGFEVSEPQGSAVKSDVQSSAEGGESPENSSDPGQTTATLRLVNPHENDTTVHVDLIGDKEYPLPGADNLVIPAQSVLDLTLDGIDPGAYTVRVRADEPVTAAINMSLTYGALTDTTWIGAQTPIQAGGAALNGSSTLMMNVPSSTAVTVTGYDIHGKEQYRKVETVTHTAALTLPDDLEFVWISATNPVAAAVYSTADLNTGRGINVIGLTAQGADAQAMRVSVNP; this comes from the coding sequence ATGAGAATAAAGCCAATTGTGTCGGGTATTGCGGTTCTGGCTTTAGCTAGCGCGGTAGGCGTTATTGCGGTGAGCCTTCCTGCGCCCGCCGAAATGGCGGCTAAAAGTACTGAATATGTTCCAACAGACCAAACATTTTCATTAGCCTGTTTAGGCGGAGCTATCCGTACAGTGGCGGAGGGCGTTAACGTTACAAATGAAGCTGAATCTATTACCGGGCATGGAGTTGTTTTTGTTGACGGCGCCCACTGGTTTGATATCCTTACCCAAACTGATCGTGACTCAACTACCGTCGTTCCTACAGCTGTGTCAGAACTAGGTGTCACTGACGCTACTGGTGTTGTTTATGCGACTAACGCACAGGTACAGGATGGCCATATTACTGGCGCCTCGACGGTGCAAGTTGGTGGCGGAGATATGCGCGGTCTGGCAACGAATCCCTGCCAGTGGACTCGGCAAACTCAATGGCTCGTAGGCAGCCAATCTGGTGTCGGGACCTATAACGTGTTAAGCCTATTGAATCCTGGAGACAATCCGATCACAGTTTACCTTAGAGCTTTTGGTCCAAACGGCCCCGTGGAAGTTAGACAACGTCAACAAATCAGCGTCGCTGCGCGTACAAAAATAACTGTCAATCTTGATGGTTTACTTGATGATACTAGCCAATTAGCTCTCGAATTATCATCAGACTCAGGGGCATTTGGGGCATCGATGCAAACAAACGTATTATCTGGGTTTACCCCACAAGGGCTATCTTTTATCGGACATGCCGCGCTCGGGCGAGAAGTGTTTATTCCAGGTTTTGAGGTCAGTGAACCCCAGGGCAGCGCTGTTAAATCTGACGTCCAGTCATCTGCAGAAGGTGGCGAATCTCCGGAAAATTCTTCAGATCCGGGACAAACGACAGCAACATTACGGTTGGTTAATCCGCATGAGAATGACACAACAGTTCACGTCGATCTCATCGGTGACAAAGAGTACCCATTGCCCGGTGCTGATAACCTCGTTATTCCAGCTCAATCCGTACTTGATTTGACCCTTGATGGTATTGATCCGGGTGCTTATACCGTGCGCGTTAGGGCAGATGAACCAGTGACCGCTGCGATTAATATGTCGCTCACCTACGGGGCATTGACTGACACAACATGGATTGGCGCTCAAACTCCGATCCAAGCTGGTGGTGCAGCCCTCAATGGCTCATCAACATTGATGATGAATGTTCCTTCTTCTACCGCAGTGACTGTCACTGGCTATGATATTCACGGTAAAGAACAATATCGGAAAGTCGAAACGGTAACGCACACCGCCGCGCTGACCTTACCTGACGACCTCGAGTTCGTCTGGATATCGGCTACTAATCCGGTAGCTGCTGCAGTATATTCCACTGCAGATCTCAATACTGGACGAGGAATTAACGTCATCGGTTTGACTGCGCAGGGAGCCGATGCTCAAGCGATGCGGGTTAGCGTTAATCCGTAA
- a CDS encoding glycosyltransferase family 2 protein — protein sequence MQEKIRDQVTAIVLSQSRDFPYLAQTLAAIAEQTHKPDRVIIGLEHEAELPFLQRALPMAEVRIVGQQPSLGVAITQLLAEVELTDKWLWIVHADSAPEPSALDFLLRTGETSHQIGAVGPKQVSWDENPRQLLEVGINATRSARRVPEIEAGELDQGQLDYRTDVLAVGSAGMLVRTHAWQHLGGFDPRLGPFGDGLEFSRRLRIAGYRVVVEPRAVVRHGQVSLGQPLVTSFARRRSAQLYNSLLAAPALLVPLLWLGYVVGSIPRALLRLLSKDAAYARAELGAGWATIASLKAVIRGRLRIRAVRQVPRKALKELEAAPWAIQQAKRHSRRAHADARFMAQVPDQFTIKEYAQYRRVSRIGRAIAIVGALGLAGVLFIPVAFNGALSGGDLAYGSQTGLDLIRMALSGWIPAGDGYPGAVDPLWVFAALPLVIFQPLHLTIAQLVTIMLYCALPLVALLAYAALGRVIVGWQARVVLTLVWLVSPPFLDALASGRIAGVVAYIGLTGCAYAIGGSWRGSVRDSGFLAFFAMVSSLASPLFALIIAVIGIGSFVWQKFAWRWIFIPLPALIIHLPGLRYAGWRYLLTMPGNPVSSQADPVDVVSLVPYEVMSWDFPAILAYVLPLMIVVVAVIALGRLTLYGRIRLAWLFAILGLVWALVTTQFAVATMYLWAGFGQELAWISLVMAIACGFAGTRSWLRSSSFGIKHLSVGVVGAALCCGLIATVTHFVLASSQIRQLHPQTATLLPAIGIEDQRAGAKVLSLEPTPAGIEAELWRGYGIELTDRTMVAQARPADSQARDHLGQTVANIMGRSASVAMDLQAHGISLIVVPVSEDFNRVELVGALNAITNISYVSGHEAGDFWRVEPAEDEIIIARAGHAQHVNPSSTDRIVVLGERFSPHWHASINGTEIAGHKRDWQQVFIMPAGSHGELTVTYNDRMHAPLAIGQLVAMIITTIFAVPITRRRWSR from the coding sequence ATGCAGGAGAAAATCCGCGATCAAGTCACGGCTATTGTGCTTTCACAAAGCCGTGATTTTCCATATCTAGCTCAAACTCTTGCGGCTATTGCCGAGCAAACGCACAAGCCTGATCGGGTCATTATAGGCCTGGAGCATGAAGCTGAACTGCCATTCTTACAGCGGGCATTACCAATGGCTGAGGTTCGGATTGTGGGCCAGCAACCTTCGCTAGGAGTGGCGATTACACAGCTCCTAGCAGAGGTGGAATTGACTGATAAATGGCTTTGGATTGTGCATGCTGATTCCGCTCCAGAACCCTCAGCGTTAGACTTTCTTCTCCGTACTGGAGAAACATCTCATCAGATTGGTGCCGTAGGCCCAAAGCAAGTGAGCTGGGATGAAAATCCACGCCAGCTACTGGAAGTAGGTATTAATGCTACCCGCTCTGCTCGCCGAGTCCCGGAAATTGAGGCAGGAGAGCTGGATCAGGGACAGCTGGATTATCGTACTGACGTACTTGCTGTCGGCAGTGCCGGAATGCTTGTGCGTACTCACGCATGGCAGCATCTGGGTGGATTTGATCCTCGCTTAGGTCCTTTTGGCGACGGTTTAGAGTTTTCGCGCCGGCTTCGGATAGCGGGATATCGCGTCGTCGTCGAACCACGAGCAGTGGTACGTCACGGTCAAGTTTCCCTGGGACAACCTCTTGTCACATCCTTTGCCCGCCGGCGTTCGGCTCAACTTTATAACTCGCTTCTTGCCGCCCCCGCATTACTGGTACCGCTTCTTTGGCTGGGATATGTTGTCGGGAGTATTCCGCGCGCTTTGTTGCGATTGCTCAGCAAAGATGCGGCTTATGCACGTGCTGAATTGGGTGCTGGATGGGCAACCATCGCCTCTCTTAAAGCAGTAATACGAGGACGATTGCGTATCCGCGCTGTTCGCCAAGTTCCCCGCAAAGCATTAAAAGAACTCGAAGCAGCGCCTTGGGCTATCCAACAAGCAAAACGTCATTCTCGGCGGGCACATGCAGATGCTCGTTTTATGGCTCAAGTGCCAGACCAATTCACTATTAAAGAATACGCACAATATCGGCGGGTAAGCCGGATTGGTCGTGCTATCGCCATCGTGGGAGCTCTTGGCCTTGCGGGGGTGTTGTTTATTCCCGTGGCATTTAATGGTGCGCTGAGTGGCGGTGATTTAGCATATGGGTCACAAACTGGCCTTGATCTGATTCGGATGGCACTGTCAGGATGGATTCCTGCTGGGGATGGCTACCCAGGAGCCGTCGATCCGTTATGGGTGTTCGCCGCATTGCCCTTGGTTATTTTCCAGCCCTTGCATCTCACGATAGCTCAGCTAGTGACCATCATGTTGTATTGTGCATTGCCACTGGTTGCTTTACTGGCTTATGCCGCATTGGGACGGGTTATCGTTGGCTGGCAGGCACGGGTGGTGCTCACACTTGTTTGGTTGGTTTCTCCGCCCTTCCTCGATGCCTTAGCTAGTGGCAGAATCGCTGGAGTAGTGGCATATATCGGTCTTACTGGATGTGCCTACGCTATTGGCGGTTCGTGGCGTGGGTCGGTTCGAGACAGTGGCTTTTTAGCATTTTTTGCCATGGTTTCTTCGCTGGCATCTCCACTTTTTGCACTTATTATCGCTGTTATCGGCATTGGCAGTTTCGTTTGGCAAAAATTTGCGTGGCGCTGGATTTTCATACCTCTACCGGCGCTTATCATTCACCTTCCAGGCTTGCGATATGCCGGGTGGCGTTATCTCCTGACGATGCCAGGCAACCCAGTTTCTTCCCAAGCAGATCCAGTCGACGTTGTATCGCTGGTTCCTTATGAAGTAATGTCGTGGGATTTTCCGGCCATTTTGGCCTATGTCTTGCCATTGATGATTGTTGTTGTTGCGGTGATAGCACTTGGGCGGCTTACGTTATATGGGCGGATTCGTCTGGCATGGTTGTTTGCGATATTGGGTCTTGTCTGGGCCTTGGTGACGACGCAGTTCGCCGTGGCAACAATGTATCTTTGGGCTGGATTTGGCCAAGAGCTTGCCTGGATCAGTCTAGTGATGGCGATAGCTTGTGGTTTTGCCGGGACGCGTTCGTGGCTGCGATCATCCTCCTTTGGTATTAAACATCTAAGTGTTGGTGTTGTCGGTGCCGCATTGTGTTGTGGCTTAATTGCAACGGTAACGCATTTCGTTCTGGCCAGTTCACAGATTCGTCAACTACACCCGCAAACAGCTACGCTTCTTCCTGCTATTGGAATTGAAGATCAGCGAGCTGGAGCAAAAGTATTATCTTTGGAACCGACGCCAGCAGGTATCGAAGCTGAACTATGGCGAGGTTATGGTATCGAGCTAACGGATAGAACGATGGTGGCACAAGCCCGTCCAGCTGATTCGCAGGCCCGTGATCATCTCGGCCAAACAGTTGCCAATATTATGGGCCGTTCGGCTTCAGTTGCTATGGATCTCCAGGCGCATGGAATATCTCTGATCGTGGTGCCAGTGAGTGAAGATTTTAATCGGGTTGAACTTGTTGGCGCGTTAAACGCAATCACTAATATCTCGTATGTTTCTGGGCATGAAGCTGGTGATTTTTGGCGGGTAGAACCAGCTGAAGATGAAATAATTATTGCTCGAGCAGGCCATGCTCAACATGTCAATCCGAGCTCCACAGATCGCATAGTCGTGCTCGGGGAACGTTTCTCGCCACATTGGCATGCCAGTATCAATGGAACTGAAATTGCTGGTCATAAACGAGATTGGCAGCAGGTATTTATCATGCCGGCAGGCTCGCATGGTGAATTAACTGTGACCTATAACGATCGAATGCATGCGCCGTTAGCGATAGGACAGTTGGTGGCGATGATTATTACAACTATTTTCGCCGTTCCGATTACCCGCCGGAGGTGGAGTCGATGA
- the mtrB gene encoding MtrAB system histidine kinase MtrB encodes MVATESRKQSFFDRIEQVITRYRLRWRSSLAIRTITVIACVSLVGIALTGTLITSQVKNAVFDRTVAVDIERFATDTQLAQERFSVAVSPTTAQSQRVALELVASLYDPARELLGGVLLRSPDQEFTGTPILEPETATTTRVRSLVTPQLREIVRSDADLSWQSVAISSAKNDDIPGIIVGKQITIPGSGDYELYAVFSLKNQQDLLNATMRALSLSMVGLLALIVIVAWLMVRFILRPIRAAAANARKLTEGEFDSRMTVYGSDELAQLGESFNTMASSLEEQFTKMQRMSAVQTNFVSAVSHELRSPVTTIRMAGQLIYDKREDLPPALKRSAELQHTQLRNLDAMLSDLLEISRYDAGGMALAAQDENIADIARNVIEMADPLAVDNGVIVRLDIAGDTHAQVEPRRIERVIRNLVVNALEHAEGKPVKVSVVGGRDAVAVRVQDNGVGLSEDHAAHVFDRFWRADSSRVRKSGGTGLGLTIAKEDALIHGGTLEAIGELGVGSTFLLTIPRLPGHDFTRPLPLEVPEPYPMPIAQGVEEE; translated from the coding sequence GTGGTTGCGACGGAATCACGCAAGCAGAGTTTTTTTGACCGAATTGAACAGGTTATTACCCGTTATCGTTTGCGGTGGCGTTCGTCCTTGGCAATTCGGACGATCACGGTTATCGCGTGTGTGTCCTTGGTGGGTATTGCCTTAACCGGTACGTTGATTACATCCCAAGTGAAAAATGCGGTTTTTGATCGAACGGTTGCAGTTGATATCGAACGTTTTGCGACCGATACCCAGTTAGCTCAGGAACGTTTTTCAGTTGCGGTCTCCCCAACGACGGCGCAGTCTCAGCGGGTTGCTTTGGAATTAGTGGCTTCGCTATATGATCCGGCTCGTGAGCTTTTGGGTGGTGTGTTGTTGCGTTCCCCAGATCAAGAATTTACGGGGACGCCGATTTTGGAGCCAGAGACAGCGACGACGACGCGGGTGCGTTCTTTGGTGACGCCACAGTTGCGAGAAATTGTACGTAGTGATGCGGATTTGAGTTGGCAGTCGGTAGCGATTAGTTCAGCTAAAAATGATGATATTCCAGGGATTATCGTGGGTAAGCAGATCACGATTCCTGGTTCGGGTGACTATGAATTGTACGCTGTTTTTTCGTTGAAAAATCAGCAGGATTTATTGAATGCGACAATGCGGGCGCTATCGTTGAGTATGGTTGGTTTGCTGGCATTAATCGTTATTGTGGCATGGTTGATGGTGCGTTTTATTTTGCGGCCTATCCGGGCGGCAGCAGCCAATGCACGAAAGTTGACTGAGGGTGAATTTGATTCCCGGATGACGGTCTATGGATCAGATGAATTAGCACAACTTGGCGAGTCGTTTAATACGATGGCTTCTTCCCTCGAAGAGCAGTTTACTAAGATGCAGCGAATGTCAGCGGTGCAAACGAATTTCGTTTCAGCAGTTTCGCATGAACTGCGTTCCCCAGTGACAACAATTCGTATGGCTGGTCAGCTTATTTACGATAAGCGTGAGGATTTGCCGCCTGCGTTAAAGCGCAGTGCAGAATTGCAGCATACTCAGTTGCGTAATTTAGATGCGATGCTTTCTGATTTGCTTGAGATTTCGCGCTATGATGCGGGCGGAATGGCTTTGGCAGCACAAGATGAGAATATTGCTGATATTGCCCGCAATGTTATTGAAATGGCTGATCCGTTAGCGGTGGATAACGGGGTGATTGTGCGTTTAGACATAGCCGGAGATACACATGCACAAGTAGAACCTCGGCGTATTGAGCGCGTTATCCGTAATTTGGTGGTGAATGCCCTAGAACATGCGGAAGGTAAACCGGTCAAGGTGTCTGTTGTTGGCGGGCGGGACGCTGTGGCTGTACGAGTGCAAGATAACGGTGTTGGGTTATCTGAAGATCATGCAGCTCACGTTTTTGACCGTTTTTGGCGGGCAGATTCATCACGTGTACGCAAATCTGGGGGAACAGGTCTTGGGTTAACGATTGCAAAAGAGGATGCGTTGATTCACGGTGGCACTCTCGAGGCCATCGGTGAGCTGGGCGTAGGATCAACTTTTCTCTTAACCATTCCTCGCTTGCCTGGTCATGATTTCACTCGGCCCTTACCGCTAGAAGTTCCGGAACCCTACCCAATGCCGATCGCACAAGGCGTGGAGGAAGAATGA
- a CDS encoding TIGR03089 family protein: MNQSTHTLMEALLERGTSPALIWYGVSERIELSGKVCAMHISKIAQYLSDDLGVDGDSHLFLDLPAHWKSVLWSLAGHVAGCHVSYTPTELSWNDVVVTAHPTPPQDQATHLALTLAPLAFAWPGDLPDEYEDAASAPMRYPDTIDLTTFTPQDIAVENPPTSFSTYAVGADDPQRLTAQFAGAVFNHAALVIITPQNNIENILATENAHAWDII, encoded by the coding sequence ATGAATCAAAGCACCCACACTCTGATGGAAGCACTGCTAGAACGCGGAACTTCACCTGCCTTAATTTGGTATGGCGTATCCGAACGCATTGAGTTATCGGGCAAAGTATGCGCTATGCACATATCAAAAATTGCCCAATACCTTTCCGACGATCTAGGAGTTGATGGGGATAGCCATCTTTTTCTTGACCTCCCGGCACACTGGAAGTCAGTGTTGTGGAGCCTAGCTGGCCACGTTGCTGGATGCCATGTCAGTTACACACCTACCGAATTATCCTGGAACGACGTCGTCGTCACTGCACACCCCACACCACCACAAGATCAAGCCACCCACCTTGCACTAACTCTTGCGCCACTAGCTTTCGCATGGCCCGGAGACCTGCCCGATGAATACGAAGACGCCGCTAGTGCCCCTATGCGCTACCCAGACACTATCGACTTAACAACCTTCACTCCTCAAGATATCGCCGTTGAGAATCCACCCACCTCGTTTTCAACCTATGCGGTTGGCGCAGATGACCCACAGCGCCTTACCGCGCAATTCGCTGGGGCCGTTTTCAACCATGCCGCCCTAGTGATTATCACCCCACAAAACAATATTGAAAACATTCTTGCCACAGAAAATGCGCATGCGTGGGATATAATTTAA
- a CDS encoding DUF3499 domain-containing protein has translation MSPIRHCSRGACKNAAVATMTYDYKQATAVLGPLSPVPLPGAFDLCVQHAHTVTVPVGWQMIRLKTEFEPVAPSTDDLTALADAIREASRKDVPPPQPAQREIRRTSMDISATPRPRPRPHFTVVDGGAQDSAQTEPTNELSAVSEDQPDRDLPVD, from the coding sequence GTGAGTCCAATTCGACATTGTTCCCGAGGCGCCTGCAAAAACGCAGCTGTTGCCACGATGACCTATGACTATAAGCAAGCAACTGCAGTCCTAGGGCCGTTATCACCCGTGCCACTGCCAGGGGCGTTTGACCTATGTGTCCAGCATGCCCACACGGTAACGGTGCCAGTTGGCTGGCAAATGATTCGGCTCAAAACAGAATTTGAACCGGTTGCCCCGTCTACTGATGATCTCACTGCGCTCGCGGATGCTATTCGAGAAGCATCCCGTAAAGATGTGCCCCCGCCACAGCCAGCCCAACGTGAGATTCGGCGTACATCGATGGATATTTCGGCCACGCCCCGTCCGCGCCCGCGTCCGCATTTCACTGTTGTTGATGGTGGTGCGCAAGATTCTGCCCAGACCGAACCTACTAATGAACTCTCAGCTGTTTCTGAAGACCAACCTGACCGAGACCTTCCGGTAGACTAG
- a CDS encoding WhiB family transcriptional regulator has translation MWDITATTAEASSDARSAQTLMQGIFNLGYGTQGAEDLSWMEEALCAQTDPDIFYPEKGGSTAPATSVCASCSVRAECLEYAVTNDIRHGIWGGTSDNDRKRIARERKVAQGLRG, from the coding sequence ATGTGGGATATAACGGCTACGACGGCGGAAGCTTCTTCCGATGCTCGCAGCGCCCAAACCCTCATGCAGGGTATCTTTAACCTCGGGTACGGTACGCAGGGAGCTGAGGATTTAAGCTGGATGGAAGAGGCGCTATGTGCGCAAACCGATCCAGATATTTTCTACCCGGAAAAAGGTGGCTCCACGGCGCCAGCCACATCAGTATGTGCAAGTTGCTCAGTGCGCGCTGAATGCCTCGAATACGCTGTGACTAACGATATCCGTCACGGTATTTGGGGTGGTACTTCTGATAATGATCGTAAGCGAATAGCTCGCGAACGAAAGGTAGCCCAGGGCCTGCGTGGGTAA
- a CDS encoding metallopeptidase family protein, with amino-acid sequence MTTLPKRDRGRRRDRHGRGMRGPLVSSQSPAYRTRAQKFDDILALELAAFRRHLGRRLDRYDFAVLDVPASDPAPWENGIPLARFLPFERPSRILGRLVFYRMPLTIAADDDDDPRMFIHNVMVSQIASALDIDPAEVEYLQ; translated from the coding sequence GTGACTACATTACCTAAACGCGATCGTGGGCGTCGCCGTGATCGACATGGTCGCGGGATGCGCGGTCCACTTGTCAGCTCGCAATCGCCAGCCTACCGGACACGTGCCCAAAAATTTGACGATATTTTAGCGTTGGAATTGGCGGCATTTCGCCGCCATCTGGGCCGCCGTTTAGACCGCTACGATTTCGCCGTTTTAGATGTTCCTGCTTCAGATCCTGCCCCGTGGGAAAATGGGATTCCGTTAGCTCGTTTTTTACCTTTTGAGCGTCCTTCTCGAATTCTTGGCCGCTTAGTTTTTTATCGTATGCCACTGACAATAGCTGCTGACGACGACGATGATCCACGCATGTTTATTCACAACGTGATGGTGAGCCAGATTGCCAGTGCGCTAGATATCGATCCTGCTGAGGTGGAATATCTACAATAG